In Chelonia mydas isolate rCheMyd1 chromosome 10, rCheMyd1.pri.v2, whole genome shotgun sequence, a single window of DNA contains:
- the MLST8 gene encoding target of rapamycin complex subunit LST8 isoform X2 translates to MNAAQGTVGSDPVILATAGYDHTVRFWQAHSGICTRTVQHQDSQVNALEITPDRSMIAAAGYQHIRMYDLNSNNPNPVINYDGVSKNITSVGFHEDGRWMYTGGEDCMARIWDLRSRNLQCQRIFQVNAPINCVCLHPNQAELIVGDQSGAIHIWDLKTDHNEQLIPEPEVSVNSVHIDPDASYMAAVNSSVGTAGEREYELSLLQRHIRSRPAFAHQHFAAARVSDVQSLLYRGAGGGQLLCLEFNRWHWRGGNSANPQDQNSSTQPLCPSVQVQP, encoded by the exons ATGAACGCGGCGCAGGGCACGGTGGGCAGCGACCCGGTGATCCTGGCGACGGCTGGCTACGACCACACGGTCCGGTTCTGGCAGGCGCACAGCGGCATTTGCACCCGGACCGTCCAGCACCAGGACTCT CAAGTAAATGCTCTGGAGATCACCCCAGACCGCAGCATGATTGCTGCTGCAG GTTACCAGCACATTCGAATGTATGATCTGAACTCTAATAACCCCAACCCTGTCATTAATTATGATGGCGTAAGTAAGAACATCACTTCTGTTGGATTCCACGAAGATGGTCGTTGGATGTACACGGGAGGAGAAGACTGTATGGCTAGGATATGGGACCTGAG ATCACGTAACCTTCAGTGCCAACGCATTTTCCAAGTGAATGCTCCTATTAATTGTGTCTGCTTGCATCCCAACCAG GCTGAGCTAATTGTAGGTGATCAGAGTGGTGCCATTCACATCTGGGACCTGAAAACAGACCACAATGAACAACTGATTCCAGAGCCTGAAGTTTCTGTCAATTCAGTTCATATTGACCCAGATGCCAGTTACATGGCAGCTGTCAATAGTTCGGTAGGTACAGCTGGAGAAAGGGAATACGAATTGTCACTGCTGCAGCGACACATTAGAAGTCGGCCTGCCTTTGCACATCAACACTTTGCTGCTGCACGTGTGTCTGATGTGCAAAGTTTGCTGTATCGTGGAGCAGGAGGTG GGCAATTGTTATGTTTGGAATTTAACAGGTGGCATTGGAGAGGAGGTAACTCAGCTAATCCCCAAGACCAAAATTCCAGCACACAACCGCTATGCCCTTCAGTGCAAGTTCAGCCCTGA
- the MLST8 gene encoding target of rapamycin complex subunit LST8 isoform X3: MIAAAGYQHIRMYDLNSNNPNPVINYDGVSKNITSVGFHEDGRWMYTGGEDCMARIWDLRSRNLQCQRIFQVNAPINCVCLHPNQAELIVGDQSGAIHIWDLKTDHNEQLIPEPEVSVNSVHIDPDASYMAAVNSSGNCYVWNLTGGIGEEVTQLIPKTKIPAHNRYALQCKFSPDSTLLATCSADQTCKIWRTSNFSLMTELSIKSNNPGETSRGWMWDCAFSGDSQYIVTASSDNLARLWCVETGEIKREYSGHQKAVVCLAFNDSVLG; this comes from the exons ATGATTGCTGCTGCAG GTTACCAGCACATTCGAATGTATGATCTGAACTCTAATAACCCCAACCCTGTCATTAATTATGATGGCGTAAGTAAGAACATCACTTCTGTTGGATTCCACGAAGATGGTCGTTGGATGTACACGGGAGGAGAAGACTGTATGGCTAGGATATGGGACCTGAG ATCACGTAACCTTCAGTGCCAACGCATTTTCCAAGTGAATGCTCCTATTAATTGTGTCTGCTTGCATCCCAACCAG GCTGAGCTAATTGTAGGTGATCAGAGTGGTGCCATTCACATCTGGGACCTGAAAACAGACCACAATGAACAACTGATTCCAGAGCCTGAAGTTTCTGTCAATTCAGTTCATATTGACCCAGATGCCAGTTACATGGCAGCTGTCAATAGTTCG GGCAATTGTTATGTTTGGAATTTAACAGGTGGCATTGGAGAGGAGGTAACTCAGCTAATCCCCAAGACCAAAATTCCAGCACACAACCGCTATGCCCTTCAGTGCAAGTTCAGCCCTGATTCCAC GCTCTTAGCTACCTGTTCTGCAGACCAGACATGTAAGATCTGGAGGACTTCAAACTTCTCTCTAATGACGGAGCTAAGCATTAAGAGTAACAACCCTGGAGAAACCTCCCGTGGCTGGATGTGGGACTGCGCGTTTTCTGGGGACTCTCAGTACATTGTCACCG CCTCCTCGGATAACTTGGCCAGGCTTTGGTGTGTGGAGACTGGTGAGATCAAGAGGGAATACAGTGGCCACCAGAAAGCAGTCGTCTGCCTCGCTTTCAACGATAGCGTGTTGGGATAA
- the BRICD5 gene encoding BRICHOS domain-containing protein 5, translated as MEEERSSAGNATSAERRPLAESKTPSRILWVILSVILFFAIVGISVVVIFSFTRRTTKPVLQIVRLTFQNHQGSQTNQSAFVDKSKNTVTYHVTSPSNHTTVVLFDSKNGYVCYKLADQNACYLRKMDDWDLENVQISFNLSEHRVNQLLLQNNQTKYYREFLGILPGRQANAGSLGEAIQTLCEQTFIYWVRKGDGPGKKRLIYLCIDICFPSNICLSVCFYYLPD; from the exons ATGGAGGAAGAAAGGAGCAGTGCTGGCAACGCCACCTCTGCA GAGAGAAGACCTCTGGCAGAATCCAAAACTCCTTCCAGAATACTTTGGGTCATCTTGTCTGTAATCTTGTTTTTCGCCATTGTTGGCATCAGTGTGGTGGTAATTTTCAGCTTTACCCGTAGGACTACCAAG ccTGTTTTGCAGATTGTGCGGCTAACGTTTCAGAATCACCAGGGCTCCCAGACGAATCAGTCGGCCTTTGTTGACAAGTCCAAGAATACTGTTACTTATCATGTAACTTCGCCAAGTAACCACACAACGGTGGTCTTGTTCGACAGCAAGAAT GGCTATGTCTGCTATAAACTCGCAGATCAAAATGCATGTTACCTGCGGAAGATGGATGATTGGGATCTTGAGAACGTGCAGATATCTTTCAATCTGTCTGAGCACAGG GTCAATCAGCTGCTGCTTCAGAATAATCAAACCAAGTACTACAGAGAGTTCCTGGGGATCTTGCCGGGGAGACAAGCAAATGCCGGAAGCCTGGGGGAAGCCATCCAAACCCTGTGTGAGCAGACTTTCATCTACTGGGTCAGGAAAGGGGATG GCCCTGGGAAGAAGCGGCTCATTTACCTATGCATTGACATCTGTTTTCCAAGCAACATTTGCTTGTCTGTCTGCTTTTATTACCTTCCTGATTAA
- the LOC119567225 gene encoding glycerol-3-phosphate phosphatase, with protein MAQGSARRCLRLEPAAAREVLGAADTLLFDCDGVLWRGDAAVAGAPAALSRLQARGKRLCYVTNNSSRTRDAYAEKLRRLGFPPAEPRQVFGSAHCAARYLRQALPPGAAAYVLGGPALGAELRAAGVPHLGPGPAALPGPGPADWARAPLDPAVRAVLVGFDEHFCYAKLCQALRYLQRGGPGCLLLGTNRDHRLPLEGGAAIPGTGCLVKAVEMAAEREAFIIGKPSRYIFDCVSSEFKIEPARTIMVGDRLDTDILMGNNCGLTTLLTLTGVTTLEEVKGHQESDCPSRKSLVPDYYVDSIADLLPALED; from the exons ATGGCGCAGGGCTCGGCGCGCCGGTGCCTGCGGCTGGAGCCGGCCGCGGCCCGCGAGGTGCTGGGCGCGGCCGACACGCTGCTGTTCGACTGCGACGGCGTGCTGTGGCGGGGCGACGCGGCGGTGGCGGGCGCGCCGGCCGCGCTGAGCCGCCTGCAGGCCCGGGGCAAGCGCCTCTGCTACGTGACCAACAACAGCAGCCGCACGCGGGACGCCTACGCCGAGAAGCTGCGGCGCCTGGGCTTCCCCCCGGCCGAGCCCCGCCAGGTCTTCGGCTCGGCCCACTGCGCCGCCCGCTACCTCCGCCAGGCCCTGCCGCCCGGCGCCGCCGCCTACGTGCTGGGCGGGCCCGCCCTCGGCGCCGAGCTGCGGGCCGCCGGCGTCCCGCACCTGGGGCCCGGCCCCGCCGCCCTGCCCGGGCCGGGCCCGGCGGACTGGGCCCGCGCGCCGCTGGACCCGGCCGTGCGCGCCGTGCTGGTGGGCTTCGACGAGCACTTCTGCTACGCCAagctgtgccaggcgctgcgcTACCTGCAGCGGGGCGGCCCCGGCTGCCTGCTGCTGGGCACCAACCGCGACCACCGCCTGCCGCTGGAGGGCGGCGCCGCCATCCCCG GGACTGGCTGTCTTGTGAAAGCAGTGGAGATGGCAGCAGAACGTGAGGCATTCATCATAGGCAAGCCCAGCCGATACATTTTCGACTGTGTGTCTAGTGAGTTCAAGATCGAACCTGCTCGTACCATCATGGTGGGAGATCGACTGGACACAGACATCCTTATGGGCAATAACTGCGGCCTCACCACCCTCTTGACTCTCACTGGAGTCACTACTCTGGAAGAAGTAAAAGGTCACCAGGAGAGTGACTGCCCTTCCAGGAAAAGCCTGGTTCCTGATTACTATGTTGATAGCATAGCTGACCTTCTTCCTGCACTTGAGGATTAA
- the MLST8 gene encoding target of rapamycin complex subunit LST8 isoform X1 codes for MNAAQGTVGSDPVILATAGYDHTVRFWQAHSGICTRTVQHQDSQVNALEITPDRSMIAAAGYQHIRMYDLNSNNPNPVINYDGVSKNITSVGFHEDGRWMYTGGEDCMARIWDLRSRNLQCQRIFQVNAPINCVCLHPNQAELIVGDQSGAIHIWDLKTDHNEQLIPEPEVSVNSVHIDPDASYMAAVNSSGNCYVWNLTGGIGEEVTQLIPKTKIPAHNRYALQCKFSPDSTLLATCSADQTCKIWRTSNFSLMTELSIKSNNPGETSRGWMWDCAFSGDSQYIVTASSDNLARLWCVETGEIKREYSGHQKAVVCLAFNDSVLG; via the exons ATGAACGCGGCGCAGGGCACGGTGGGCAGCGACCCGGTGATCCTGGCGACGGCTGGCTACGACCACACGGTCCGGTTCTGGCAGGCGCACAGCGGCATTTGCACCCGGACCGTCCAGCACCAGGACTCT CAAGTAAATGCTCTGGAGATCACCCCAGACCGCAGCATGATTGCTGCTGCAG GTTACCAGCACATTCGAATGTATGATCTGAACTCTAATAACCCCAACCCTGTCATTAATTATGATGGCGTAAGTAAGAACATCACTTCTGTTGGATTCCACGAAGATGGTCGTTGGATGTACACGGGAGGAGAAGACTGTATGGCTAGGATATGGGACCTGAG ATCACGTAACCTTCAGTGCCAACGCATTTTCCAAGTGAATGCTCCTATTAATTGTGTCTGCTTGCATCCCAACCAG GCTGAGCTAATTGTAGGTGATCAGAGTGGTGCCATTCACATCTGGGACCTGAAAACAGACCACAATGAACAACTGATTCCAGAGCCTGAAGTTTCTGTCAATTCAGTTCATATTGACCCAGATGCCAGTTACATGGCAGCTGTCAATAGTTCG GGCAATTGTTATGTTTGGAATTTAACAGGTGGCATTGGAGAGGAGGTAACTCAGCTAATCCCCAAGACCAAAATTCCAGCACACAACCGCTATGCCCTTCAGTGCAAGTTCAGCCCTGATTCCAC GCTCTTAGCTACCTGTTCTGCAGACCAGACATGTAAGATCTGGAGGACTTCAAACTTCTCTCTAATGACGGAGCTAAGCATTAAGAGTAACAACCCTGGAGAAACCTCCCGTGGCTGGATGTGGGACTGCGCGTTTTCTGGGGACTCTCAGTACATTGTCACCG CCTCCTCGGATAACTTGGCCAGGCTTTGGTGTGTGGAGACTGGTGAGATCAAGAGGGAATACAGTGGCCACCAGAAAGCAGTCGTCTGCCTCGCTTTCAACGATAGCGTGTTGGGATAA